A stretch of Gemmatimonas aurantiaca T-27 DNA encodes these proteins:
- a CDS encoding 3-deoxy-7-phosphoheptulonate synthase, which produces MVDALPTPHALRDAVPLSDATQGTVERARADIREILHGADRRWLVVVGPCSVHDVDAAREYAAQLHALQQEVSSSLLLVMRVYVEKPRTRLGWTGLLHDPGLDGSGRVNDGLRIARALFEEINAMGLPVATEFVDPVVADYLQDLVAWSAIGARTVESPLHRQMASGLACPVGFKNSTSGDVTAAINGMISAGATHRVLTIDDDGRAAVRQTPGNPDTHLILRGGTRPNADRHSVHVASAAVARERLVPRVMIDCGHGNAGPSGAQTVVLEDIIRRVQGRNEDMTHVLGIMLESHLEEGRQLFVPGVPMRPGQSITDACVSLEDTRRLLRELARALG; this is translated from the coding sequence ATGGTTGATGCACTACCGACTCCCCACGCACTGCGGGATGCGGTGCCGCTGTCGGATGCAACCCAGGGCACGGTGGAGCGCGCCCGTGCGGATATTCGCGAGATTCTGCACGGAGCCGATCGCCGCTGGTTGGTGGTGGTGGGGCCTTGCTCGGTGCACGATGTGGACGCGGCGCGTGAGTACGCCGCGCAGTTGCACGCGCTGCAGCAGGAGGTCTCGTCCTCCCTGCTACTGGTGATGCGTGTGTACGTGGAAAAGCCGCGTACGCGACTCGGATGGACCGGTCTGTTGCATGATCCGGGGCTCGATGGCAGTGGTCGGGTGAACGACGGACTGCGCATTGCCCGAGCGTTGTTCGAAGAGATCAACGCCATGGGGTTGCCAGTGGCCACCGAATTTGTGGACCCGGTCGTGGCCGACTACCTGCAAGATCTGGTGGCGTGGAGTGCCATCGGCGCTCGCACGGTGGAGAGCCCGCTGCACCGCCAGATGGCGTCTGGGCTGGCGTGCCCGGTGGGGTTCAAGAACAGCACCAGCGGCGATGTCACGGCCGCGATCAACGGGATGATCTCGGCCGGTGCCACCCATCGGGTGTTGACGATCGACGATGATGGGCGTGCCGCGGTGCGTCAGACACCCGGCAACCCGGACACGCACCTGATCCTGCGAGGTGGAACGCGACCGAATGCGGATCGGCATTCGGTGCATGTCGCAAGCGCAGCGGTGGCCCGGGAGCGGCTCGTGCCGCGTGTCATGATCGACTGTGGGCACGGCAACGCCGGGCCGTCCGGTGCGCAGACGGTGGTGCTCGAGGACATCATCCGACGGGTACAAGGACGCAATGAGGACATGACCCATGTGCTGGGCATCATGCTCGAGAGTCATCTCGAGGAGGGGCGTCAGCTCTTCGTGCCTGGTGTGCCGATGCGTCCTGGTCAGAGCATCACGGATGCCTGTGTCAGTCTCGAAGACACGCGCCGGCTGCTGCGGGAGCTGGCGCGCGCCCTCGGGTAG
- a CDS encoding 2,3-dihydro-2,3-dihydroxybenzoate dehydrogenase: MTHPGLVGGVAIVSGAAGGIGSEVVSALLHAGARVVAFDQQIPTRTDADDSRYRAFAVDVSQSAAVEALVAQTIAEWGPVRFGVNVAGVLHTASVVDTDDTQWDRLFAVNTTGVFNLSRALARHMMTERQGSIVTVASNAGGVPRQGMAAYGASKAAASLFTRSLGLELAPFGVRCNVVSPGSTRTPMLEAMLAEHGMDSVIAGSPAQFKIGIPLAKLAEPRDVADAVLFLLSDRAGHITMNELFVDGGASLHG; encoded by the coding sequence ATGACCCATCCCGGTCTGGTCGGTGGCGTCGCGATCGTGAGTGGTGCAGCGGGTGGCATCGGGTCCGAGGTGGTGTCGGCGCTCCTGCACGCCGGAGCGCGCGTGGTGGCGTTCGATCAGCAGATCCCAACGCGGACCGACGCGGATGACTCGCGCTATCGTGCCTTCGCGGTGGATGTGTCGCAGTCGGCTGCGGTGGAAGCGCTGGTCGCACAGACCATCGCTGAATGGGGACCGGTGAGGTTCGGCGTGAACGTGGCTGGTGTGTTGCATACGGCATCCGTGGTGGATACCGACGACACCCAATGGGATCGACTGTTTGCCGTCAACACCACCGGCGTGTTCAACCTGTCGCGCGCCTTGGCGCGGCACATGATGACCGAGCGCCAGGGCAGTATAGTCACGGTGGCCTCGAACGCCGGCGGTGTCCCGCGCCAGGGCATGGCCGCCTATGGAGCGTCCAAGGCGGCCGCTTCCCTTTTCACCCGCAGTCTCGGCCTCGAGCTCGCGCCCTTTGGCGTGCGATGCAATGTGGTGTCGCCGGGTTCGACGAGAACCCCCATGTTGGAGGCGATGTTGGCCGAACATGGTATGGACAGTGTGATCGCGGGGTCACCCGCCCAATTCAAGATCGGCATCCCACTCGCGAAACTCGCCGAGCCGCGTGATGTCGCTGACGCAGTGTTGTTCCTGCTGTCTGATCGTGCCGGACATATCACGATGAACGAGCTTTTTGTCGATGGCGGAGCATCATTGCATGGTTGA
- a CDS encoding enterobactin synthase subunit F, protein MTADIADGDMAGDVAGAVTLTEAQEGIWYASQADPTHPGYNTAHAVELRGALDVPRFARAIERALAEAPGLQVQIIDTLDGPRQVMHAQVPVLDVVDLASQADPHAVAMMAIRADMDRARALDRDALVVQRLYVLGPAHWLWYQGVHHILIDGYGTLLLMRRISEWYDRGDDEPTGMTMGRIVDVQADDARYRAGALRERDRRYWHEQFVRLPEITSLSASRAPAARAAHMASAALPATVIEAVQAVAEEAEVPWPDVLVTLVAAYLTRHTGSEEIVIGVPYMGRLGTPAARVPTMTMNVLPMRLVIDESQEMRALVADVSDRLRMARKHGRYRSEQLRRDLHLIGGDRHVHGPIVNVLPFEEAVTLRGVQSNHLVLGTGPVDDLAIAVRGGAPSRDVPGTVARLEFEANPDRYSVAEVDAHLTRLSTFLQRAVQAHTLASVPTLTDTEHQQWVHTVNDTAHVVPSVTLIDLIDDAMRRAPDAPALRADGRTVTYAQLDTLVTAAAVSLASAGVQRGDVVALAIPRSLDLSVVMLAVLRVGAAYMPIESDQPIERVDVMMREAKPRLLVASAAFASTLPDALPQLQVQDGVIAVPSAQARADARPERPGCSDAAYVIFTSGSTGVPKGVVVEHAAIVNRLEWMRTHYGIGATDRILQKTPVTFDVSVWELFLPFMAGATLVMAPPASHRDPAWLARVIDDEGITVTHFVPSMLSAFLAEQEGAPRPVSSLRQVFCSGEALTAEQRDRFHGLYAAELHNLYGPTEAAVDVTYWPASRDDRSDPVPIGFPVWNTAMYVLDARLRPVPPGVAGDLYIAGVQLARGYLNRPEFTAERFIADPFVSGARMYLTGDKAMWRADGALTYLGRSDHQVKIRGVRIEPGEIESAIMSIGGYAQAHVVPRVMPDGETRLVAYVMPAIGANSPDADGLRALLQTRLPEAMVPSYVMAVDTVPLTSSGKLDRKALPMPEHIVGAGRSLSTATEHQVAALFAELLQLDVTTLHADDDFFLLGGHSLLAARVMVRLRAERQLSAGIGALFANPTVSRFARYLDEALPLRAHERAQAEGLGTVVLLADGVRDGVAPHHAPLFCIHPAGGISWCYAALGRVMMQPRAVYGLQADLLGGAQPSTLRDMASTYVQRVREIQPAGPYHLAGWSVGGIIAQEMAVQLQEAGAAVGVVALLDAYPADHWRLAPPPADGAALDALLLIAGIDPASFAQADRNLESVICLLRHTGHPLGTLSDDTLAGVLRVVESNNRLVRGHVQRRFDGTLLHLRAALDHGDGSYLATEWEPYAQTIDAHDIPSLHAHMTSPEHAPRIAALMHAGLQPLTVVVQ, encoded by the coding sequence ATGACGGCTGATATCGCCGACGGCGACATGGCCGGCGATGTGGCTGGAGCGGTGACGCTGACCGAAGCCCAGGAAGGCATCTGGTACGCTTCGCAGGCCGATCCTACGCATCCAGGCTACAACACCGCACATGCCGTTGAGCTGCGCGGCGCGCTCGACGTGCCGCGCTTTGCCCGTGCCATCGAGCGCGCATTGGCGGAAGCGCCTGGGTTGCAGGTGCAGATCATCGATACGCTCGATGGTCCGCGTCAGGTGATGCACGCGCAGGTCCCGGTGCTGGACGTGGTGGACCTTGCGTCGCAGGCCGACCCACACGCGGTGGCGATGATGGCCATCCGCGCGGACATGGACCGCGCCCGCGCGCTCGATCGGGACGCGCTGGTGGTGCAGCGTCTGTATGTGCTCGGGCCCGCGCATTGGCTGTGGTACCAAGGGGTGCACCACATCCTGATCGACGGGTACGGCACACTGCTGTTGATGCGGCGCATCAGCGAGTGGTATGACAGAGGCGACGACGAACCCACCGGCATGACCATGGGGCGGATTGTCGATGTCCAGGCCGACGATGCCCGATACCGTGCCGGCGCTCTGCGGGAACGCGATCGCCGGTATTGGCACGAGCAGTTCGTGCGACTGCCGGAGATCACGTCGCTGTCCGCGTCGCGCGCCCCAGCCGCTCGGGCCGCACACATGGCCTCTGCCGCGCTGCCGGCCACGGTCATCGAGGCCGTGCAGGCCGTGGCCGAGGAAGCGGAAGTGCCATGGCCCGATGTGCTGGTGACGTTGGTCGCCGCGTATCTCACGCGTCACACCGGCAGTGAAGAAATCGTCATCGGCGTTCCCTATATGGGTCGCCTCGGCACGCCCGCCGCGCGCGTGCCAACGATGACGATGAACGTGCTGCCCATGCGCCTGGTGATCGATGAATCCCAGGAGATGCGCGCACTGGTGGCCGACGTATCGGATCGACTGCGCATGGCCCGCAAACATGGCCGGTATCGCAGTGAACAGTTGCGCCGCGACTTGCACCTGATTGGTGGTGATCGACACGTGCACGGTCCGATCGTCAATGTGTTGCCATTTGAAGAAGCGGTGACGCTGCGTGGTGTGCAGAGCAACCACCTGGTGCTCGGCACCGGACCGGTCGATGATCTGGCCATCGCCGTGCGTGGTGGAGCGCCGAGTCGTGATGTGCCGGGTACGGTCGCACGCCTCGAATTCGAGGCCAACCCGGATCGGTATTCGGTGGCCGAGGTGGACGCGCATCTGACGCGGCTCTCCACGTTCCTGCAGCGCGCCGTGCAGGCCCACACACTCGCTTCGGTCCCCACACTGACCGACACCGAGCATCAGCAGTGGGTGCACACGGTGAACGATACGGCGCATGTCGTGCCGTCCGTCACGCTGATCGACCTCATCGACGATGCCATGCGGCGCGCGCCGGATGCGCCAGCATTGCGGGCCGATGGTCGCACCGTCACCTATGCGCAGCTCGACACGCTGGTCACTGCGGCTGCCGTGTCCCTGGCGTCCGCCGGTGTGCAGCGGGGCGATGTCGTGGCATTGGCGATTCCGCGCTCACTCGACTTGTCGGTGGTGATGTTGGCGGTACTGCGGGTCGGCGCTGCCTACATGCCGATCGAATCGGACCAGCCGATCGAACGCGTGGATGTGATGATGCGCGAGGCCAAGCCGCGGTTGCTGGTGGCCAGTGCGGCCTTCGCGTCGACACTTCCTGATGCGCTGCCACAGTTGCAGGTGCAGGACGGTGTGATAGCCGTGCCCTCTGCACAGGCGCGTGCCGATGCACGACCGGAGCGGCCGGGGTGCTCCGACGCCGCCTACGTGATCTTCACGTCGGGATCCACCGGCGTTCCGAAAGGTGTGGTGGTGGAACACGCGGCCATCGTGAATCGCCTCGAATGGATGCGTACGCACTACGGCATCGGTGCGACGGATCGCATTCTGCAGAAGACACCGGTGACCTTCGATGTGTCGGTCTGGGAGCTGTTCCTGCCCTTTATGGCAGGCGCAACCTTGGTCATGGCGCCTCCGGCGTCGCACCGTGACCCGGCGTGGCTGGCGCGTGTGATCGATGACGAAGGCATCACTGTCACGCACTTCGTGCCGTCGATGCTGTCGGCCTTTCTGGCTGAACAGGAAGGTGCGCCGCGACCGGTATCGTCGCTGCGTCAGGTGTTCTGCAGTGGGGAGGCCCTCACGGCGGAGCAACGGGATCGTTTCCATGGGTTGTATGCGGCCGAACTGCACAATCTGTACGGTCCCACGGAAGCGGCGGTGGATGTCACCTACTGGCCCGCCAGTCGAGACGATCGCAGTGATCCGGTGCCCATCGGTTTCCCTGTGTGGAACACCGCGATGTATGTGCTCGATGCGCGCCTGCGGCCGGTGCCGCCGGGTGTGGCGGGCGATCTCTACATCGCCGGTGTGCAGCTCGCGCGCGGCTATCTCAATCGCCCGGAGTTCACGGCCGAACGCTTCATTGCAGATCCGTTTGTGTCGGGCGCACGGATGTACCTGACGGGCGACAAGGCCATGTGGCGTGCCGATGGAGCCCTGACCTATCTCGGCCGATCCGACCACCAGGTGAAGATCCGCGGCGTACGCATCGAACCGGGCGAGATCGAATCGGCGATCATGAGCATCGGCGGATACGCGCAGGCCCATGTGGTACCACGCGTCATGCCCGATGGTGAGACACGATTGGTGGCGTACGTGATGCCGGCCATCGGTGCGAACTCGCCCGATGCGGACGGACTGCGTGCGTTGCTGCAGACGCGACTGCCCGAAGCCATGGTGCCGTCGTATGTCATGGCAGTGGACACAGTGCCACTGACATCGAGTGGCAAGCTCGATCGCAAGGCATTGCCGATGCCTGAACACATCGTGGGGGCTGGACGTTCGTTGTCCACCGCGACGGAACACCAGGTGGCGGCGTTGTTTGCCGAGCTGCTGCAGCTCGATGTCACCACGCTGCATGCCGACGACGACTTCTTTCTTCTGGGTGGGCACTCGCTGCTGGCCGCCCGCGTGATGGTGCGGCTGCGTGCAGAGCGACAGCTTTCGGCTGGTATCGGCGCGCTCTTCGCCAATCCCACGGTGTCGCGTTTTGCCCGTTATCTCGATGAGGCGCTGCCATTGCGCGCCCACGAGCGTGCGCAGGCCGAAGGCTTGGGGACGGTGGTGTTGCTCGCCGATGGCGTGCGGGATGGCGTGGCGCCGCACCACGCGCCGCTCTTCTGCATTCATCCGGCGGGTGGCATCTCGTGGTGTTACGCCGCCCTGGGTCGGGTCATGATGCAACCGCGTGCGGTGTATGGTCTGCAGGCGGACCTGCTCGGAGGTGCGCAGCCATCCACACTGCGCGACATGGCATCGACCTATGTGCAGCGCGTGCGCGAGATCCAGCCGGCCGGTCCGTACCACCTCGCCGGGTGGTCGGTGGGGGGGATCATCGCTCAGGAGATGGCTGTGCAATTGCAGGAAGCCGGTGCTGCCGTGGGTGTCGTGGCACTGCTCGATGCGTATCCCGCCGACCACTGGCGCCTTGCGCCGCCCCCGGCTGACGGCGCCGCTCTCGATGCGCTGCTGCTCATCGCCGGGATCGATCCGGCGTCGTTCGCGCAGGCTGATCGGAATCTCGAAAGCGTGATCTGTCTGCTCCGACACACCGGCCATCCGCTGGGCACACTGTCCGACGACACCCTGGCCGGCGTTCTGCGTGTGGTGGAGTCGAACAACCGCCTGGTGCGCGGGCATGTGCAGCGCCGTTTCGACGGTACGCTCCTGCACCTGCGCGCTGCGCTCGATCACGGAGACGGTTCGTATCTGGCGACGGAGTGGGAGCCGTACGCCCAGACGATCGACGCTCATGATATCCCTTCGTTGCATGCACACATGACAAGCCCTGAACATGCGCCCCGCATTGCGGCACTTATGCACGCCGGGCTGCAACCCCTCACGGTGGTGGTCCAATGA
- a CDS encoding phosphopantetheine-binding protein — translation MTAITFNGMRQAVADILREEVSQIGDEDNLVDWGLDSIRLMALTLQWQRAGLQVDFAQLAERPQLSYWWGLLASAGGAEHDG, via the coding sequence ATGACGGCCATCACGTTCAATGGGATGCGCCAGGCCGTGGCGGACATCCTCCGAGAAGAAGTCTCGCAGATCGGCGACGAGGACAATCTCGTCGACTGGGGGCTCGACTCCATTCGCCTGATGGCGCTGACGCTACAGTGGCAACGCGCGGGTCTTCAGGTCGACTTCGCGCAGCTCGCGGAGCGGCCGCAGCTTTCGTACTGGTGGGGACTGCTCGCGTCTGCGGGTGGTGCGGAGCATGACGGCTGA
- a CDS encoding isochorismatase family protein, producing the protein MSNAPSSAKLPRIGSYVMPTADELPPVVAPWRVQTDRVALLIHDMQQYFVDAFASGEAPVEAVVANIARLRDACDAQGVPVFYTAQHAAQDQRDRGLQAKFWGTGMATAEQAAIIPALRPGAGHHVLTKWRYSAFQRTPLEEMLRARGRSQLIVCGVYGHIGCLLSAADAFMRDIEPFLVSDAIGDFSRAHHDQAITYAASRCAVVQDTTQIVAALSGTEVTTS; encoded by the coding sequence ATGAGTAATGCTCCAAGCAGTGCCAAGCTGCCTCGCATCGGCTCGTATGTGATGCCTACCGCCGACGAGTTGCCGCCGGTGGTGGCGCCGTGGCGTGTCCAGACGGATCGCGTCGCGTTGCTCATCCACGATATGCAGCAGTACTTCGTGGATGCCTTTGCGTCGGGTGAGGCGCCTGTCGAGGCGGTGGTCGCCAATATCGCGCGGTTGCGTGATGCCTGTGATGCGCAGGGAGTGCCCGTGTTCTACACGGCGCAACATGCGGCTCAGGATCAGCGCGACCGCGGCCTGCAGGCAAAGTTCTGGGGAACGGGCATGGCGACGGCCGAGCAGGCGGCCATCATCCCGGCGTTGCGGCCCGGCGCCGGGCATCATGTGCTCACCAAGTGGCGGTACAGTGCCTTTCAGCGCACGCCACTCGAAGAAATGCTGCGCGCGCGTGGTCGGTCACAGTTGATCGTTTGTGGCGTGTATGGGCACATCGGATGCCTGCTGTCGGCAGCCGACGCCTTCATGCGGGATATCGAGCCGTTCCTGGTTTCCGATGCCATTGGCGATTTTTCCCGTGCGCACCACGATCAGGCCATCACCTACGCGGCGTCACGCTGCGCGGTGGTGCAGGACACCACGCAGATTGTTGCAGCGCTCTCGGGAACGGAGGTGACCACGTCATGA
- a CDS encoding (2,3-dihydroxybenzoyl)adenylate synthase, translated as MPTSVPGVPTQEWPVADATRYRDAGYWQGESIGAWLRARAAQHAERTAVVGGSTRWSYARLDQEADRVAAGFLARGVQPGERVVVQLPNVPEFLAVMLGLIRAGIVPVFALPAHRQTEIDNIATVSGAVAYVIPAVHEKFDYRTLGRSLRASHATVRHVVVAGVVEQDDPDLESLDAFRGDDLSLLIDPPSSSVAFLQLSGGSTGLSKLIPRTHDDYLYSVRESATICGLSPASVYLVVLPVAHNFPMSSPGFLGALDAGACIVLSPSPAPDVAFALIEQERVTIAAAVPPIALMWLEAKAITSADLSSLEVLQVGGAKLTPAIAARVTPTLGATLQQVFGMAEGLVNYTRLDDDVDTICNTQGRPISADDELRIVDDDDVPVAPGAIGHLQTRGPYTIRGYYQNAAANARSFTDDGFYRTGDLVSRTAAGYLVVHGRATDQINRGGEKVSPEEVEDHLVAHPAVLDAVVVSVPDDYLGERSCAFVIPRAERVPPPVLKSWIRNRGLAAYKVPDQIVFVDAFPSTGVGKTSRKDLRGALRALAAEQATAAAAPVSTPDSRVS; from the coding sequence ATGCCGACATCGGTGCCTGGAGTGCCCACGCAGGAATGGCCGGTCGCCGATGCGACCCGGTATCGCGACGCGGGCTACTGGCAGGGCGAGTCCATCGGCGCCTGGTTGCGCGCGCGCGCCGCGCAGCATGCTGAGCGCACCGCCGTTGTGGGCGGCAGCACCCGATGGAGCTACGCGCGTCTCGATCAGGAAGCGGACCGCGTGGCGGCGGGCTTTTTAGCGCGTGGTGTGCAACCGGGGGAACGGGTGGTGGTGCAGTTGCCCAATGTCCCCGAGTTCCTGGCAGTGATGCTTGGGCTCATTCGGGCGGGTATCGTGCCCGTATTTGCCCTGCCGGCCCATCGTCAGACCGAGATCGACAACATCGCCACGGTGTCCGGTGCGGTGGCGTATGTCATTCCGGCGGTACATGAGAAGTTCGACTATCGCACGCTGGGGCGATCGCTGCGGGCTTCGCATGCGACCGTGCGCCACGTGGTCGTTGCCGGCGTCGTGGAGCAGGACGATCCGGATCTCGAGTCGCTGGACGCGTTCCGTGGCGACGATCTGTCGTTGCTGATCGATCCGCCGTCCTCGTCGGTGGCGTTCCTGCAATTGTCGGGTGGAAGCACAGGACTGTCGAAATTGATCCCTCGCACCCACGACGACTATCTGTACAGCGTACGGGAGAGCGCGACGATCTGCGGTCTCTCACCGGCGTCGGTGTATCTGGTCGTGCTGCCGGTGGCGCACAATTTTCCGATGAGTTCACCCGGGTTTCTCGGCGCATTGGACGCTGGCGCCTGCATTGTGCTCAGTCCATCGCCGGCACCCGACGTGGCCTTTGCATTGATCGAACAGGAACGGGTGACCATCGCTGCTGCCGTGCCACCCATCGCATTGATGTGGCTGGAGGCCAAGGCGATCACATCGGCAGACCTGTCGAGCCTCGAAGTGTTGCAGGTGGGAGGGGCGAAGCTGACGCCGGCGATTGCGGCACGGGTCACGCCGACGCTCGGCGCCACGTTGCAGCAGGTGTTCGGCATGGCAGAGGGATTGGTGAACTACACTCGTCTCGACGACGATGTCGACACCATCTGCAACACACAGGGGCGCCCCATCAGTGCGGACGATGAACTGCGCATCGTGGACGATGATGATGTACCGGTCGCACCGGGTGCCATCGGTCACCTGCAGACCCGTGGCCCCTATACCATCCGCGGTTACTACCAGAATGCCGCGGCCAATGCGCGCTCCTTCACCGATGACGGCTTCTATCGCACCGGTGATCTCGTGAGCCGTACGGCTGCCGGGTATCTCGTGGTGCATGGCCGAGCCACCGATCAGATCAATCGGGGAGGCGAGAAGGTGTCTCCCGAGGAAGTGGAAGATCACCTCGTGGCGCACCCGGCCGTCCTCGATGCCGTGGTGGTATCGGTGCCCGACGACTATCTCGGCGAGCGATCCTGCGCGTTCGTGATCCCACGCGCCGAACGCGTGCCCCCGCCGGTGCTCAAGTCGTGGATCCGCAATCGGGGGCTGGCCGCGTACAAGGTGCCTGATCAAATCGTGTTCGTGGACGCGTTCCCGTCCACCGGTGTCGGCAAGACCAGTCGCAAGGATCTGCGTGGTGCGCTGCGCGCACTCGCGGCAGAGCAGGCCACGGCCGCCGCAGCACCTGTTTCCACTCCTGATTCTCGCGTGTCATGA
- a CDS encoding isochorismate synthase: MTALPFLLSSGPETFMASGVVERVRFARGAGLPAAVAACFAGTQAEDPHGVLVGAIPFDRARTLELLRPERVTRSATWEAAWAAHGGSAPQSSDDAQHGAFVPGVWHVVPQPTRAQYEAAVARATAHMVDDAEAAAADPLRKVVLSRSLQLNSTAPIDIRRLLARLRLDPSVTTFATPLPATPDGAARSLVGATPELLVAKSGRTVSSHPLAGSTRRRLVAADDRAAAEALLRSDKDQREHAAVVEAIADVLSPYCSSLDFARSPALVSTATMWHLGTRITGQLRDDAVSSLELLDVVHPTPAVCGVPQPRAQSLITELEGFDRDYFTGAVGWCDARGDGRWMVTIRCAEIAGTRARLYAGAGIVIGSDPAGEGAETSAKFETMLRALSAQEVLARAHRPVAAPAGEPQHA; encoded by the coding sequence GTGACGGCACTGCCGTTCCTGCTGTCGTCGGGACCCGAGACCTTCATGGCATCGGGTGTCGTCGAGCGGGTGCGCTTCGCCCGCGGCGCCGGTTTGCCGGCGGCCGTGGCGGCGTGCTTTGCGGGAACACAGGCGGAAGATCCACACGGCGTTCTGGTGGGCGCGATTCCGTTCGATCGCGCGCGGACGCTGGAGTTGCTGCGCCCCGAACGGGTCACGCGCAGTGCCACGTGGGAAGCGGCATGGGCAGCCCATGGTGGCAGCGCGCCTCAGTCGTCCGATGACGCGCAGCACGGAGCGTTTGTGCCCGGTGTCTGGCATGTCGTGCCACAGCCCACGCGTGCGCAGTATGAAGCGGCCGTTGCCCGGGCCACCGCGCACATGGTGGACGACGCAGAGGCCGCCGCTGCTGATCCGCTGCGCAAGGTGGTGTTGTCGCGCAGCCTGCAGCTCAATTCCACGGCACCGATCGATATCCGGCGTCTGCTGGCGCGGCTTCGACTCGATCCGAGTGTGACCACCTTTGCGACGCCGTTGCCCGCGACGCCAGATGGCGCAGCCCGCTCGTTGGTGGGCGCGACACCGGAGCTGTTGGTGGCGAAGTCGGGGCGCACGGTATCGTCACATCCATTGGCCGGATCCACGCGGCGTCGACTGGTTGCCGCAGACGATCGGGCTGCGGCCGAAGCGTTGCTGCGATCGGACAAGGACCAGCGTGAGCACGCGGCCGTGGTGGAAGCCATCGCCGATGTACTGTCACCGTATTGCTCCTCACTCGATTTTGCGCGTTCGCCTGCGCTCGTTTCCACGGCCACCATGTGGCATCTGGGCACGCGCATCACGGGGCAGTTGCGCGATGATGCCGTTTCGTCGCTGGAGCTGCTCGATGTGGTGCATCCCACGCCTGCCGTGTGTGGTGTGCCGCAGCCACGGGCTCAGTCGCTGATCACGGAGCTCGAGGGATTCGACCGCGACTACTTCACCGGCGCGGTGGGGTGGTGTGATGCCCGCGGAGACGGACGTTGGATGGTGACGATCCGTTGCGCGGAGATTGCGGGCACGCGAGCGCGACTCTATGCCGGTGCCGGTATCGTCATCGGTTCCGATCCGGCTGGCGAAGGCGCGGAGACATCGGCCAAGTTCGAAACGATGCTACGTGCGCTCAGTGCCCAGGAGGTTCTTGCCCGCGCCCATCGTCCTGTGGCCGCTCCGGCGGGAGAACCCCAACATGCCTGA
- a CDS encoding ABC transporter substrate-binding protein: MIRSFLPLLLATIGQGISAGVNTVQAQAAPRGTARATAAVAQGPVQFTDISGRRISLAKPASRVLIDDGRFLMAMALIDPDPVRTLVAWPKDINRIGVRTHEQFRAKFPRLDSLTAIASSAATYSQEQVLRVRPEVAVFSMGQGPSTEQVEQLQRAGIEVVFIDFFVHPLENTDPSLLMLGQLVGRRAAAQAFVDFRKQHMRVISERLRKAGARTRPKVFVEVHAGISEECCHAPGKGNIGDYITFVGGHNIAADVLPGTTGKLNIEYVLSQNAPVYIETGGPHLEKAGGLVLGPGFTPEQARTALQKMTARQGISSLAAVKSGRTYGIAHQLLNSPLDILAVESMARWIDPVLFKDIDPAKTLTEINTKYLAVPIEGPQWVSLR; the protein is encoded by the coding sequence GTGATCCGTTCGTTCTTGCCGCTGCTCCTGGCGACCATCGGGCAGGGTATCTCCGCTGGTGTGAACACCGTGCAGGCGCAGGCCGCGCCGCGTGGTACCGCGCGTGCCACCGCGGCGGTGGCGCAGGGACCGGTGCAGTTCACCGATATCTCCGGACGCCGCATCTCGCTGGCCAAGCCGGCGTCGCGTGTGTTGATCGATGATGGCCGTTTCCTGATGGCCATGGCGCTCATCGACCCCGATCCGGTGCGCACACTCGTGGCGTGGCCCAAGGATATCAATCGTATCGGGGTGCGCACCCACGAACAGTTCCGGGCGAAGTTTCCGCGCCTCGATTCACTGACCGCGATTGCCAGTTCGGCGGCGACCTATTCGCAGGAACAGGTCCTGCGCGTGCGTCCCGAGGTGGCTGTGTTCTCGATGGGGCAGGGCCCTTCCACGGAGCAGGTCGAGCAACTCCAGCGGGCCGGTATCGAAGTGGTGTTCATCGACTTTTTTGTGCACCCGCTCGAGAACACCGACCCCAGCCTGCTGATGCTGGGTCAGCTCGTAGGACGTCGTGCGGCCGCGCAGGCGTTCGTGGATTTCCGCAAGCAGCACATGCGTGTCATCTCGGAGCGTCTACGGAAGGCTGGTGCACGCACGCGCCCGAAGGTGTTCGTGGAAGTGCACGCCGGCATCTCCGAGGAGTGCTGTCATGCCCCGGGCAAGGGCAACATCGGTGACTACATCACCTTCGTGGGTGGCCACAACATCGCGGCCGATGTGCTGCCCGGTACCACGGGCAAGCTGAACATCGAATACGTGCTGTCGCAGAACGCGCCCGTGTACATCGAGACGGGTGGACCGCACCTCGAGAAGGCCGGTGGCCTGGTGTTGGGCCCGGGCTTCACGCCCGAGCAGGCCCGTACCGCGTTGCAGAAGATGACGGCGCGTCAGGGGATCTCGTCGTTGGCCGCCGTGAAGAGTGGACGGACGTATGGCATTGCCCATCAGCTCCTCAACTCGCCGCTCGATATTCTCGCCGTGGAGTCCATGGCGCGGTGGATCGATCCCGTGCTGTTCAAGGACATCGATCCGGCGAAGACGCTGACCGAAATCAACACGAAGTACCTCGCTGTCCCGATCGAAGGCCCGCAGTGGGTGAGCCTCCGGTGA